ttaaaatattcacccctgctcacacctgaagaaggcttcacagatgaattttttctctcttctcttttcagcatggataaacctattacttgttcctttattaaCGTACTCTCAttattgttttagttttgttttcaccGTGGCGCTAAAGACAGATAATTGTGTCTCATGGAATCTAATTTCAGGTTGGAGGTTAGCTTCAGTAGTTTCCCTTCCTGCACAGACTGATGGGGCTGATTGACATGCCCAGTAGATAGTTAGAGACATTCAGACATTCAGAGAAGTCCACAGAGAGACATTCAGAGTCAGGATGTTATAGCCTCCATCTCCTGTGTCTGTGAGGGTCTGGGTGTAACCTGAGACAGACACCTGCTGTtctcagactgggggacagagaGGCAGTTCATTCTCCAATTTAACTAGAGATCATTAAAATATTCCTTTGCACTCTTACTtcttcctgattttttttaaatctcttctTCTCAAAAAGAAGTAGAACGAGGAATCATTACATTAATGGGTAATTGGACTGTTCCCAATGATGGGCTGGTTGGTAGTACAAATTACTACTGGAAAGAACACAATTTATTATGTCTTAACATTAAGattgttcttttctttcttgtggGATTAAGAATCGTTATGTTTTGTCGTTCAGAACGTCTCTGTACTGTAAGTTTTGAGTGTAGTGAGTAAAACTCCTCCcgctgtatttactgtacaaacataTGGGAACCACACAATGAAGGGCCCACGCAATAACAACACTTGTAAATAAATTGTATGTAAgagaaatatagaaatataatcCTTTTCTAGTGATGTGTGCTAATATGAAAGCCGTTATTTTCCGTGACATGATCTGGTTCGTTAGATTGAATAAAAGGCTGGGCTTGGAGGAGGGGAGGAGACTGCGGGGGTGGAGCAGCCGAACTGATTTCTTTTGATAAGCCACATCTCTCTACTCACTAGAGACACCAATTCCATCTGAGACACAACTCACTGGATGAGCTCTTCAGCATTTCTACTGTTGGATGCATTTTCAATTTCTCCTCTATTTAAGCGGTAGAAAAAACCTGAAGATCTGGATTTTCTATCATTAACATCTGAGTTCAGCTTCTGCAATCAATATTGCCGACAAAAGgtaagaaattgtatttaaacatCATATATGCTTATACAGGCCAACAACACTACTACCAACTTAATAATTAGTTTATGTGGGTTAATGGTGATGAAGGCCAATCTAAAATCCAAACAAAGCAACGAGCAAAAATATGGTTCTTCCAAGTGCTGGAGTGTCAAGTGGAGAGCCAGGTTAACAGCATCCTCAGCAGACTTGATTGCCCGAGAGGCAGACTGTTAAGGATCCAACAGGGGAGATGGGCACAGCTGGAGGTGCTTAAGCGCCAGATGCTCAAAGCCATTCATAGCCTTCTAGCTCAGAGCAGTTGGTCTGGCTTGTAGCCATTAGGGCACGATTTTTTTGAAGATTCAGGACCAGGATTTAGAGTGGACACTCTGAAActgtgaagaaaaagaaaaaaatgaccaattatgaaacaaaaaatctGGTCAAAGGCCCCAGCCTGCCAGGTAAACTTCAGTTTGATGTGCTCTTTGAGAATCTTGATTGAAGGGCTCTAGACAATATGTCACTGTGCAGACCACCTGGATCCTGTGTTCACCGGATTTGATTTGTCAGAGATATATTCAGTTCAGTCAACCATGATAAAAGACCTGTTCTCTTTATGGCACAGGTCTTGTAATTCTTTTGAGAACCATGGATTCTTATTGCCATATATCTTAACTGTTTTGTGGGTATGCATACATCTTCACAGAAGCTTATGGAAGATATAACAGTGTCAGAATATTGAATAAGGAAAGTGGAAGCAGAGCTTAATGTGCCCCAATGATCttactgatttttagttttgacatgatatttattgcttttaaagaCTACGATTAAAACTTTAAGACTTCCTAACTCATCTCCCATTGTTTAGAGACTTTCAAACATTCTCTGTTTATTGGAATATGTAAAATAGCACTaagatttcatttaaatatgaatattaTACAGTTATCTTTTAATGTGTTATTGTTCAGAACATCTCTGAAAAAGTACTTACAGAACAAATGTAAAACTCATTTCTTtctgatgtgatggcagccatcgTGTGCCAGAATACTtaccacaccagctctcagtggggagaagaacagtgtgataaagccaattcataaatagggattattatgaggccatgattggtaaaggccaatgggaaatttagccacgatgctggggtaacaccacAGGGGGTCAGGACCCAACAGGTCAGTTTTACGACCCATCCGAAAGACAGCACCTTTCTACAGTACAGTTTCTCTGTCACTActctggggcattaagacccacatagactgcagggtgagcgttccctgctggcaccactaacacctcttccggcAGCCTTACTTTAATTACTTTCctttttctcaggaggtctcccatccaggtactgacaaggctcacacctgcttagcttcagtgggttgccagttgtgagttgcagggtggtaTGGTTGCTGGCAATTAGATGGGAACCTAAGGGAATTGTTTTAGCTAATTCATTTTGACTTCCCctgatattaataatgtagaCTTAATTCTTCATATATcttttgaaaaggaaaattcCCTCAGTCTTTTACATCTGAAGACGTCTGGGGACAGATCTCACATGGCTTCAGTTGGAACATCCACCAAGTAAGAGTTCATTGTTGTTGTACAAAGtcatgttttatttcagaatcaTGTACCTAGCTGATAAAATACAATTAGGGAGAAAGCTTAATTAGGAAAATGTAGGCTTTCTCTTGTTTCTATAGACAAACATTTTTCTATGTTGTCTTAGGAAACCCAACAGGATTCCCCTGGTATGCAAGATATGCCTGAGGACATTTGaccagcttcctgctcacttgaagagggtgTGTATGAAGCAAGCCACACCAGAGGAGATCAGGATGACCTCTCGCCAGGCCAGGAAGGATTTGATGAATCACCTGAGGAATGGGCATGTTGTGGATTACGAGAGCATAGAGCTATTGTTTGACAAGGCAAATAGGAACCTAGCTGTGAGACTGGTGGAGTCCATGGGCTGTTTTGTACGTGGGAAACCTGAAGACAAACCAGCAAGGTGAGAGATTCAATTTTGCCATttcttcattgtattttcaaaggCTTTTTTGAAACCGGTTATCTCGGTTAGTATTTTATGAAATGGTACTTTTACAGTTCCAGATGCCCTGAGGAAGCGCATGCAGTCCAGCAGAAAGAGCTGCCGCAGGCTCCTCCAGAGACTGAGGAGGACGAGGAAGATGAAGGGGAACATGGGAGGTCTGAAGAACTGGAGCAGCAGTAAGACTTTCCTCTCATGTTTCCATTTTGATTAATAATTCCACCGGCTCTCTTATGTATGAAATCATTCTGTGATTAGTGTCCTATATCCCTACAGGACCCCAGTAGTGAAGAGTTATCAGCAGGCtctccggaagagagtggcccggGCTGGACTATACAGAAAACACAATCTGGATGTTCCTCTCCTGGCTGGGTTTAAACAGTACCTTATCCAGGACCTGGGTGTGGTAAACTGCTCTCAGGAGGTAGGTATTTAAAACTGGGCAGAGGCTCACAAAgtacatattttaaatcattcgCACAGAATTTACCCATCTGAGATTTTGCCAGTCCTAAAAATAAaccctaaaaacattttttttagatacaCAACGTTTccagatttctgttttttatggatCCGTCTAAAGCATCCTTGATGTTTGTGAAGGACATTCCCAAAACACGCAATTTTTTTTACCAACTGAGGATGACTGGACTGTCTCACCAAACCATTGCTAATTACATCAAAAATATCAACCGGTTCCTGTGCTACATCCTGAATGCCACCAACCTAAGACAGGAGGATCCCAGCCTGgctaacatcatcatcatcttccaGAGCATCCTAAAGGacattcagcagaaaaaaagcaagGATGTCTCAAAGGAAGTAATCAGAAAGAGGTATGTTCCATTTGGAACTCTGATTCCAGTTGGTTTCCAGTTCCAGTACATGATGGGAATTGACATTGATGGTACTACTCCTTTTgccacagatacagacagctgCAGACTCCTGGGCCGAGCGCCAGTGACTGCTGGAAGGTGCTGAGGGCTGCAAAGAGAGATGTGGAGCGGATACTGAAGAAGACGCACACCTCTGAAGACATCACCATGCCTGAGCAGCTTCTTGTGCTGTATTACCTGCAGGCCATTCTCCAGCTGAAGCACCTACAGCACCCACGGGTGGTAAAGAATATGACAGTAAGCATGACAGTCATGCATATTTCAGTTGTTTGGCCCAATTCTAACAATGAAACAATGATCTGACATTCATAAAGAGACAGAATAACAGTGCTGGTCAGGGCTCATCGCTGTCACTTAGGTGGCGCTCCTGTAACTTAGGGCCTTTACAGGGAGACCTGCTGTGCCAGTGATCCTGGACTGGAGGGAAGGGTGGGGGAGAAGATGCTCTAAGCTCTGTGTTCAGTCAGAGAGATTGGACAGTGGAAGTATGAGAGTGGAATTTGATTTCCACCCCAGCTTCTCTTCAGTAACTTCATATGTAACAAGAGTTAGTGAATGGCAAACATCAAGTTCAAACAGCCTCAGCGGCACTAAATCATAATCATTCTTGATGACACCTCCTCATGTTATATGTAAGCCCCTTCTCTCTTTCACATTTATCTCGCTTCCACCTCTTGGCACCTCTCTTCCATACCATCCCCTACTTGTGAGTCCTCATTGGGATCCCAGCTGCCTCGTCCTACAGAAGCTTAGCACCCAGCCAAGTGGGTCAGACTGACTGATTGAAACACTCAACACTCTCCATACACTTCATTGCTgggtgctgctgttgatactgtAAAATGATCATTGGCAGTTATGAATCAGTTATTATTTATTGAATTGCTTGTGATTTCAGGTCCAGGAATGGATGCAGAGAAAGAATTTTGTGTCACAAAGAGGGCAAAAACTGGTGATAATAGCAGTGAAAAAGCACACAACCTCCTCACAGCAGCTGACATGCTTTGCACTGAATGAAGAAGAGGAACATGTAAGTGTGAAAGTTACGTTGATATACTCTCTCCAGTTCATTGTCAACATCTGTCTTCGGCAttcaacaatacaatacaaagtaCAATAACTGCATTTTGTCTGTTATTTCAGATGTTTCACCTTTACTTCACTAAACTACGCTGTACTGCCACTGACAGCATCTGTGGAACAGAGActgaacattttttcatttcttctgtGGGGGAGCCAATTTATAGTCCTTCCAATGACCTGCGAAGACTGCATGAGAAGTAAACCAAATCACAAAGttgttttaatgtattaatCAAACTGTCTGTGGCTTGGAAACAATCATACACTttgtgtatgtgtttattttgtagaTACCACCTCTCATTCATCACCAGCCAGGCTGCCAGGAGGGCATTTGAGACGGCCACAAAGAGGCTCACAGATGCACAGAACAGCATTGTGGCGGATTATCTGGCCCACTCAGATGGTACTGCAGAGAAACACTATAGGATACTGACACATGACAACATCTGCTCAGCCATTGAAGTCATTGAAGGTGTTGCAGAGGAGGGAGCTCAGTAAGTATCACCATGTTCTGAACAGATGACAAAATATTCTTGTGTCATAAACAGCAATTACTTAATGCTTTTGAAAGAGCAATCGCCACTCAGTGCTGCAGTATGCGCATCTGCTGTataacactgctttcagttcTTTTCAGCCAATGTGTTACAGAGATTATTGTGATCTAATATTCGTTTTTACATCAGATCAACACCAAAATGCACTGTGGCAGCTGCAGGATCTGGAAATCCAAAgatggatgatgcaacagcctTCCAGGAGCTGACACGGGAGTTTCCAGTGTTGTTAGACGGGCAGCTTCCCAGAAAGAAAGAGCGCCTGAGACTGACTGGAAGTCATGACCGACACTGTTACGACAGGTGGAGATCAGATCAGAGGAAGATGAGACTGCAGAACATTATTGGTAAGTTTACATATCAATTATTTTCACAGAGAAACAGACAAAGAAAGTGAATTTGGAATCATTTCTGAGGGTTTctgttctggttttcattccagaccATTACGCTTTCCGGTTACCAACGGAAGGCCAGGTGACTCGCTATTTTCAAAAGATGAGCTGGACtgcaaatacaccaaaagcatCTGAAGTGCTTGAGAAGTGGAAGCCCAACACAGGTGCACAACCAAATGTAAGGCAAATTAAAAAGCTGGTAAAGCGTCAAACCTGGAGAGGCCTGACTATCACTGACGATCCAGTGAAGGGGAAGAAGGTTGTGACTTCCAGGCGTTTCCAGAAGGCAGAGGTGGTATGTGATTACCATGGCGAGGTCATCACAAAGACAACTGCAGAAGTCCTAATGGCACATATGGCAGAGGGAAAAATGAGacgtcttttcttttttgacgGACCTGCACAAAAAATGTGCATTGATGCTTGTGAAGAACATTGCGCCTGCCACCCGGATAAGGAAACGATCGGAAGGTGGATAAATTCCTCTAAGAAAAAAGACAACATCAGGGCTGTCAGAGAGTCATTCATAATCAACGGACAGCCCGTCATGAGAATTCTGTTTATAGCGAAGAGGGACATTGCTGAGGGAGAGGAGCTCCTCTTTGATTACAGAGTTTCGAG
The genomic region above belongs to Lepisosteus oculatus isolate fLepOcu1 chromosome 22 unlocalized genomic scaffold, fLepOcu1.hap2 SUPER_22_unloc_1, whole genome shotgun sequence and contains:
- the LOC138225620 gene encoding uncharacterized protein isoform X1 gives rise to the protein MASVGTSTKKPNRIPLVCKICLRTFDQLPAHLKRVCMKQATPEEIRMTSRQARKDLMNHLRNGHVVDYESIELLFDKANRNLAVRLVESMGCFVRGKPEDKPASSRCPEEAHAVQQKELPQAPPETEEDEEDEGEHGRSEELEQHVLYPYRTPVVKSYQQALRKRVARAGLYRKHNLDVPLLAGFKQYLIQDLGVVNCSQEIHNVSRFLFFMDPSKASLMFVKDIPKTRNFFYQLRMTGLSHQTIANYIKNINRFLCYILNATNLRQEDPSLANIIIIFQSILKDIQQKKSKDVSKEVIRKRYRQLQTPGPSASDCWKVLRAAKRDVERILKKTHTSEDITMPEQLLVLYYLQAILQLKHLQHPRVVKNMTVQEWMQRKNFVSQRGQKLVIIAVKKHTTSSQQLTCFALNEEEEHMFHLYFTKLRCTATDSICGTETEHFFISSVGEPIYSPSNDLRRLHEKYHLSFITSQAARRAFETATKRLTDAQNSIVADYLAHSDGTAEKHYRILTHDNICSAIEVIEGVAEEGAQSTPKCTVAAAGSGNPKMDDATAFQELTREFPVLLDGQLPRKKERLRLTGSHDRHCYDRWRSDQRKMRLQNIIDHYAFRLPTEGQVTRYFQKMSWTANTPKASEVLEKWKPNTGAQPNVRQIKKLVKRQTWRGLTITDDPVKGKKVVTSRRFQKAEVVCDYHGEVITKTTAEVLMAHMAEGKMRRLFFFDGPAQKMCIDACEEHCACHPDKETIGRWINSSKKKDNIRAVRESFIINGQPVMRILFIAKRDIAEGEELLFDYRVSRKSFQGEVQALEWLDN
- the LOC138225620 gene encoding uncharacterized protein isoform X2, yielding MASVGTSTKKPNRIPLVCKICLRTFDQLPAHLKRVCMKQATPEEIRMTSRQARKDLMNHLRNGHVVDYESIELLFDKANRNLAVRLVESMGCFVRGKPEDKPASSRCPEEAHAVQQKELPQAPPETEEDEEDEGEHGRSEELEQQTPVVKSYQQALRKRVARAGLYRKHNLDVPLLAGFKQYLIQDLGVVNCSQEIHNVSRFLFFMDPSKASLMFVKDIPKTRNFFYQLRMTGLSHQTIANYIKNINRFLCYILNATNLRQEDPSLANIIIIFQSILKDIQQKKSKDVSKEVIRKRYRQLQTPGPSASDCWKVLRAAKRDVERILKKTHTSEDITMPEQLLVLYYLQAILQLKHLQHPRVVKNMTVQEWMQRKNFVSQRGQKLVIIAVKKHTTSSQQLTCFALNEEEEHMFHLYFTKLRCTATDSICGTETEHFFISSVGEPIYSPSNDLRRLHEKYHLSFITSQAARRAFETATKRLTDAQNSIVADYLAHSDGTAEKHYRILTHDNICSAIEVIEGVAEEGAQSTPKCTVAAAGSGNPKMDDATAFQELTREFPVLLDGQLPRKKERLRLTGSHDRHCYDRWRSDQRKMRLQNIIDHYAFRLPTEGQVTRYFQKMSWTANTPKASEVLEKWKPNTGAQPNVRQIKKLVKRQTWRGLTITDDPVKGKKVVTSRRFQKAEVVCDYHGEVITKTTAEVLMAHMAEGKMRRLFFFDGPAQKMCIDACEEHCACHPDKETIGRWINSSKKKDNIRAVRESFIINGQPVMRILFIAKRDIAEGEELLFDYRVSRKSFQGEVQALEWLDN